A part of Gemmatimonas groenlandica genomic DNA contains:
- a CDS encoding response regulator gives MAEDDADDRQLARDAFERSRVANLLQFVEDGEELLEYLHGRGRYAEHGSAPRPGLILLDLNMPRKDGREALREIKADPALRSIPVVVLTTSKDEEDILRTYELGANSFIMKPVSFNGLVGVMQVLDRYWFQMVELPTRAGSRAGY, from the coding sequence ATGGCTGAGGATGACGCAGATGACCGGCAGTTGGCGCGGGATGCGTTCGAGCGGAGTCGAGTCGCCAATCTGTTGCAGTTCGTCGAGGACGGGGAAGAGTTGCTCGAGTATCTGCATGGTCGTGGACGATACGCCGAGCATGGCTCCGCGCCGAGGCCCGGCCTCATCCTCCTCGACCTTAATATGCCGCGCAAGGACGGACGCGAAGCGCTGCGCGAGATTAAGGCCGATCCGGCGCTGCGCAGCATTCCTGTCGTCGTGCTGACGACATCGAAAGACGAGGAGGACATTTTGCGGACCTACGAGCTCGGCGCCAACTCGTTCATCATGAAACCGGTGTCGTTCAATGGGTTGGTGGGCGTGATGCAGGTCTTGGATCGCTACTGGTTCCAGATGGTCGAACTTCCCACCAGGGCGGGGTCGCGTGCTGGTTACTGA
- a CDS encoding HD domain-containing phosphohydrolase, translating to MSSHDDVLRDPNRLAALTHSGLLAERVPDQALDRLTRLASSLLGTPMILLSLLTDEHQVITSAQGLTGTLAAQRGVPLSHSLCRYVVGSGKELVLDDAQAHAVVCDHPGVRAHQVRAYAGAPITLSDGRTLGSFCAVDTEPRVWSNAEIAALRDLASIASAEIEARVNAGEATVARRDAGLAEERFRATFEQAAVGIAHVGLDGRWLHVNRRLCETLGYAYHELQTRTARDFDHDADESEEATQISGLLTGVVMWYQREKCYRHRDGHAVWGLLTVSLVRDDAGEPAYFIEVIEDISARRQAAAALEASEAGLRASQAEVLARLARAGEVRDDETGLHTRRVGELSALIAHELGWAPAEVELIRQAAPLHDVGKIGVPDAILLKEGPLTAKEREQMQAHAALGAALLSGGNAPVVRLAEQIAHAHHERWDGTGYPRQLAGTEIPLGARIVAVADAYDALANARPYRPAWPVDRALAFLREGAGSHFDPTVVAAFMRVQANDLARRPASTELNPSEDFIFPLVASRDAAQMDVAGDSTEFVAFAAIAMHSRAS from the coding sequence ATGTCCTCTCACGACGATGTGTTGCGTGACCCCAATCGCCTCGCTGCTCTCACGCACAGCGGCCTGCTCGCGGAGCGGGTACCGGATCAAGCACTGGACCGCCTTACACGGCTCGCCTCCAGTCTTCTCGGCACGCCCATGATACTCTTGTCGCTCCTGACCGATGAGCATCAGGTCATCACGAGCGCCCAGGGGCTCACCGGCACATTAGCGGCGCAGCGGGGGGTGCCTTTGTCGCACTCGCTCTGTCGCTACGTCGTGGGTTCCGGAAAGGAGCTCGTTCTCGACGATGCGCAGGCGCATGCGGTAGTGTGCGATCATCCCGGCGTGAGGGCACATCAGGTTCGAGCCTATGCCGGCGCCCCCATCACCCTCTCCGACGGTCGGACGCTGGGATCGTTCTGCGCGGTAGACACGGAGCCGCGGGTGTGGTCGAATGCCGAGATCGCAGCGTTACGCGACCTCGCTTCCATTGCGAGTGCAGAAATTGAGGCGCGCGTGAACGCCGGTGAAGCGACCGTCGCTCGCCGAGATGCAGGTCTCGCGGAAGAGCGATTTCGCGCAACGTTTGAGCAGGCGGCGGTCGGCATTGCGCACGTCGGGCTGGACGGCCGCTGGCTGCACGTCAATCGCCGACTCTGCGAGACTCTCGGCTATGCGTACCACGAACTACAGACGCGCACTGCGCGAGACTTCGATCACGACGCTGACGAGTCGGAGGAGGCTACGCAGATCTCGGGTCTGCTCACCGGCGTGGTGATGTGGTACCAGCGTGAGAAGTGCTATCGGCATCGCGATGGGCACGCCGTCTGGGGCCTGCTCACGGTTTCGCTCGTACGCGACGACGCGGGTGAGCCGGCTTACTTCATCGAAGTGATCGAAGACATCAGCGCACGGAGGCAGGCGGCCGCCGCACTCGAAGCGAGCGAGGCCGGCCTGCGTGCATCGCAGGCTGAGGTACTGGCGCGACTCGCGCGCGCCGGGGAGGTCCGCGACGATGAGACCGGTCTGCATACGCGCCGCGTCGGTGAGCTCTCCGCGCTCATCGCACACGAGCTCGGATGGGCACCTGCCGAGGTCGAGCTCATCCGCCAAGCCGCTCCGCTCCACGACGTCGGCAAGATCGGAGTTCCGGACGCTATTCTCCTCAAGGAGGGCCCGTTGACTGCGAAGGAACGCGAGCAGATGCAAGCCCACGCCGCGCTCGGAGCCGCGCTCCTGTCCGGTGGCAACGCGCCCGTCGTTCGTCTCGCCGAACAGATCGCCCATGCGCATCACGAGCGTTGGGACGGCACCGGTTATCCGCGCCAACTCGCCGGGACGGAGATCCCGTTGGGTGCACGGATAGTCGCGGTCGCGGATGCCTACGATGCGCTCGCGAATGCACGACCGTACCGGCCCGCATGGCCAGTCGATCGCGCGCTCGCCTTCTTACGCGAGGGTGCCGGCTCACACTTCGACCCGACCGTGGTCGCCGCGTTCATGCGTGTGCAGGCGAACGATCTCGCACGGCGACCTGCCTCGACGGAGTTGAACCCATCGGAAGACTTTATTTTTCCTCTAGTCGCATCACGCGACGCGGCGCAGATGGATGTTGCGGGGGATAGCACGGAATTCGTCGCCTTCGCAGCGATTGCCATGCACTCACGTGCGAGTTAG
- a CDS encoding PAS domain S-box protein, with translation MTNTESPASDAHERDGSPVDEMDIIAATQIATVFLDRELRITRFTPSAKALFSIIASDVGRPLADLNRELAYPELVADAEQALRQLQPTQREVSAGERWFVARALPYLTADDHIAGVVFTFLDITEQKRAERRISVLAADAEGKRQEYETILNSTLDLVSVFSLDHRVLYANEAQLRMWGRVRDDVIGKTLLEIGYGPSRAPRHEQAIDQVSATRQPIRGVVSLAGTSGRREYEYVFVPVLGANGEVTTVACTSRDVTEQHENQGRQLFLATLADTLRPLSEPSVVQASASRSLCEWLGAKRCAYFEVAGDDFVIEQDHADAVPSIAGRHAIASFGLDQLAAFYAGRTMVETDVDAVPSRSRSEKEAYAALGVRSWAAVPLVKNGVFVAGLVVHSADVRMWTATEIATIEETAERTWASVERVRAEAALRRSEERAAFVRQSSGVGFWYCDLPFDVLEWDDLVKAHFHLPPDATVTIHTFYDRLHPDDREPTRLAIAQSIERHTPYKIDYRTVHPTTGVITWLRAIGRTFYAPDGTPLRFDGVTMDVTDQKRFDAALRESEQRFRVVADAAPVLIWLSGTDKLCNWFNQPWLAFTGRSMAHEVGNGWVERVHPDDVDLCLRVYTSAFDARVPFSMEYRLQRHDGEYRWLIDHGVPRYGTDGMFDGYIGSCIDVTEYKNAESALRDADRRKDEFLATLAHELRNPLAPIRNGLQVIRMIAPDGTIDQTRAIMERQVTQLVRLVDDLLDISRITSDKLELRRDTVEIRAVIDAALEASRHIIDEAAHELTATLPDEPIWLYGDTTRLAQALSNLLNNSAKYMQRGGHVRLSVVREDDMAVVSVADDGTGIPAAMLDKVFDMFTQVDRSLERTTGGLGIGLSLVKRLVELHGGTIEARSEGEGRGSEFVMRLPVLPLGDRHALSMTVEPPVTTSSSLRILVADDNVDAVETLARVLGLLGHNVRTANDGLQAVQTAEAFRPNVILLDISMPTLNGYDAARRIRDHAWGSDVLLIALTGLGQEQNRTQSADAGFNHHLVKPVEINQLIELLTSVRATAT, from the coding sequence ATGACGAACACGGAGAGCCCGGCGTCTGACGCGCATGAGCGCGATGGGTCTCCGGTCGACGAGATGGATATCATCGCGGCGACACAGATCGCGACGGTGTTCTTGGATCGCGAGTTGCGGATCACGCGCTTCACCCCGTCGGCCAAGGCACTCTTCAGCATCATCGCCTCCGATGTCGGCCGCCCGCTTGCCGACCTGAACCGGGAACTTGCGTATCCGGAGCTGGTGGCGGATGCGGAGCAGGCGTTGCGGCAGCTGCAGCCCACGCAGCGCGAGGTCAGCGCCGGCGAGCGATGGTTCGTCGCACGTGCGCTACCGTACCTCACGGCGGATGATCACATCGCCGGCGTGGTGTTCACATTCCTCGACATCACCGAACAAAAGCGGGCCGAGCGGCGCATCAGCGTGCTTGCCGCCGACGCGGAGGGGAAGCGGCAGGAGTACGAGACAATCCTCAACAGCACCCTCGATCTCGTATCCGTGTTCAGCCTCGACCACCGCGTGCTCTACGCGAATGAGGCGCAGCTCAGGATGTGGGGGCGCGTCCGCGACGACGTGATCGGGAAGACGCTGCTCGAGATCGGGTATGGGCCGTCGCGCGCGCCGAGACATGAACAAGCGATCGATCAGGTCAGCGCCACGCGGCAGCCGATCCGCGGCGTAGTGTCGCTCGCCGGGACGAGCGGGCGACGAGAGTACGAATACGTCTTCGTGCCCGTGCTCGGGGCGAATGGCGAGGTCACGACCGTGGCCTGTACCTCCCGTGACGTCACGGAGCAGCACGAGAATCAGGGCCGCCAGCTGTTTCTGGCCACGCTCGCCGACACCTTACGGCCGCTGTCCGAGCCGTCCGTCGTGCAGGCGTCGGCCAGCCGGTCGCTCTGTGAGTGGCTCGGTGCAAAACGATGCGCGTACTTCGAGGTCGCGGGCGACGACTTCGTGATCGAGCAGGATCACGCGGACGCGGTGCCGTCAATCGCCGGTCGCCACGCCATCGCGTCGTTCGGACTGGATCAACTCGCCGCGTTCTACGCCGGACGCACGATGGTGGAAACGGATGTGGACGCCGTGCCTTCCCGCTCACGCTCCGAAAAGGAGGCGTACGCTGCGCTCGGCGTCCGCTCCTGGGCTGCCGTGCCGCTGGTGAAGAACGGCGTCTTCGTCGCCGGCCTCGTAGTCCACTCGGCCGACGTGCGGATGTGGACGGCGACGGAGATCGCGACCATCGAGGAGACGGCGGAGCGGACATGGGCGTCGGTCGAACGGGTGCGCGCAGAGGCCGCGCTGCGACGGAGCGAGGAGCGTGCGGCGTTCGTGCGGCAAAGCAGCGGCGTCGGGTTCTGGTACTGCGACCTGCCGTTCGACGTCCTCGAATGGGACGACTTGGTGAAGGCGCATTTCCATTTGCCGCCCGACGCGACCGTTACGATCCACACGTTCTACGACCGACTCCATCCGGACGACCGCGAGCCGACACGCCTCGCCATCGCACAGTCCATCGAGAGACACACTCCCTACAAGATCGACTACCGCACCGTGCACCCGACGACCGGCGTCATCACGTGGCTTCGCGCCATCGGGCGGACATTCTACGCGCCGGACGGTACGCCACTGCGCTTCGACGGCGTGACCATGGACGTCACGGACCAGAAGCGGTTCGACGCCGCCTTGCGCGAGAGCGAGCAGCGCTTCCGCGTGGTGGCCGACGCGGCCCCGGTGCTGATCTGGCTGAGCGGCACGGACAAGCTGTGCAACTGGTTCAACCAGCCGTGGCTGGCCTTCACGGGCCGGTCGATGGCACACGAAGTCGGCAACGGATGGGTGGAAAGAGTTCACCCGGATGACGTCGACCTCTGCCTTCGCGTCTACACGTCAGCCTTCGACGCGCGCGTGCCGTTCTCAATGGAGTACCGGCTCCAGCGGCACGATGGTGAGTATCGTTGGCTGATCGACCATGGCGTGCCGCGATACGGCACCGACGGTATGTTCGATGGGTACATCGGGTCGTGCATCGACGTGACCGAGTACAAGAACGCCGAGTCCGCGTTGCGGGATGCCGACCGGCGGAAGGACGAGTTCCTGGCGACGCTGGCGCACGAGTTGCGCAATCCCCTGGCTCCGATCCGTAATGGCCTTCAGGTGATCCGGATGATCGCCCCGGACGGGACCATTGATCAGACCCGGGCGATCATGGAGCGACAGGTTACTCAGCTGGTCCGGCTGGTCGATGATCTTCTCGACATCAGCCGCATCACGAGCGACAAGCTAGAGCTTCGTAGAGACACAGTCGAGATACGGGCCGTGATCGACGCGGCGCTGGAGGCGAGCCGTCACATCATCGACGAGGCGGCGCACGAGCTCACGGCCACCCTGCCGGATGAGCCGATCTGGCTGTACGGCGACACCACGCGTCTGGCGCAAGCGCTTTCCAACCTGCTCAACAACAGCGCGAAGTACATGCAACGAGGGGGGCACGTGCGTCTGTCCGTCGTCCGTGAAGACGACATGGCCGTGGTATCCGTGGCGGACGACGGCACCGGCATCCCTGCCGCCATGCTCGACAAGGTCTTCGACATGTTCACCCAGGTGGACCGGTCGCTGGAGCGGACGACGGGTGGGCTCGGCATCGGATTGTCACTGGTGAAGCGATTGGTCGAATTGCACGGCGGCACCATCGAGGCGCGCAGCGAGGGTGAAGGTCGTGGCAGCGAGTTCGTGATGCGATTGCCGGTGCTGCCTCTGGGCGACCGACACGCGTTGTCGATGACCGTGGAACCGCCGGTGACCACGTCCAGCAGCCTCCGCATCCTGGTCGCGGACGACAATGTGGATGCCGTCGAGACGCTCGCACGCGTACTCGGGCTGCTCGGGCACAACGTGCGCACCGCCAACGATGGCCTGCAGGCGGTGCAGACCGCCGAGGCGTTCCGCCCCAACGTCATCCTGCTCGACATCAGCATGCCGACCTTGAACGGATACGACGCCGCGAGACGTATCCGTGACCACGCGTGGGGAAGCGACGTGCTGCTGATCGCGCTGACCGGATTGGGTCAGGAGCAGAACCGCACACAGAGTGCGGACGCCGGATTCAATCATCACCTCGTGAAGCCCGTCGAGATCAATCAGCTCATCGAGTTGCTGACGAGCGTGCGAGCGACGGCGACGTGA
- a CDS encoding GGDEF domain-containing protein, giving the protein MLVTEAPEVVSNDGEDVHRPIRVLLIEDDIDDFLLTWTLLDRVPGALFSLEWTDSYETGLAALRREAHDVCLLDCQLGARTGLELLTAAAEFGCRTPILLLTGVEDRDTDLAALRAGAAEYLVKQEITGPVLERALRYARQRAALLEEIRRLSVTDELTGLKNRRGFHLLGSQRIREYPADTQVLLMYADLDGLKSINDQFGHEAGDRAIQAVGSVLSRAFRASDVIARLGGDEFVVLAVDVPLHAERDIAWRIRHHLAAQNLAWTPAFELSISFGFVRHVLSSTLSLTELVAEADARMYEEKSARRRQREVARAPVPQPSESAA; this is encoded by the coding sequence GTGCTGGTTACTGAGGCTCCGGAGGTCGTCTCGAACGACGGTGAGGACGTCCATCGGCCCATTCGGGTTCTCCTCATTGAAGATGATATCGACGACTTTTTGCTCACGTGGACGCTGCTCGACCGTGTGCCGGGCGCCTTGTTCTCGCTCGAGTGGACCGATAGCTACGAAACTGGATTAGCGGCGCTCCGTCGTGAGGCACATGACGTCTGCCTGCTCGATTGCCAGCTTGGCGCCCGCACCGGCCTCGAGCTTCTCACCGCCGCCGCCGAGTTTGGATGTCGCACTCCCATCCTGCTCCTCACCGGTGTCGAAGACCGGGACACCGATCTCGCGGCCCTGCGGGCGGGCGCAGCCGAGTACCTCGTGAAGCAGGAGATCACGGGTCCTGTACTGGAGCGGGCGCTGCGCTACGCACGGCAGCGGGCCGCACTGCTCGAGGAAATTCGGCGCCTCTCGGTGACGGACGAACTCACCGGCCTCAAGAACCGACGGGGGTTTCACCTCCTCGGCTCGCAGCGAATTCGCGAGTACCCGGCCGACACCCAGGTGCTGTTGATGTATGCGGATCTTGACGGGCTCAAGTCGATCAATGACCAATTCGGTCACGAGGCAGGGGATCGCGCGATCCAGGCAGTCGGCAGCGTACTCAGCCGCGCGTTTCGTGCGTCGGACGTGATCGCGCGTCTGGGCGGCGACGAGTTTGTCGTTCTGGCAGTCGACGTGCCGTTGCACGCCGAACGGGATATCGCCTGGCGTATCCGGCATCATCTAGCTGCGCAAAATCTCGCTTGGACGCCAGCGTTTGAACTGTCGATCAGTTTTGGCTTTGTGCGGCACGTCTTGTCGTCGACTCTTTCACTGACGGAGCTGGTCGCCGAGGCCGACGCGCGAATGTATGAAGAGAAGTCGGCACGGCGTCGGCAGCGAGAGGTCGCGCGAGCGCCGGTCCCGCAGCCGAGTGAAAGCGCCGCCTAG
- a CDS encoding GGDEF domain-containing protein, which translates to MLIDIDHFKAVNDTLGHSAGDEVLREVARRIAAVLRAGDEVGRYGGEEFLVCLDEVSHEGLQITATRILQSIREHPIIIANQPIRVTESAGLAHSADFGRVNLERMIDQADRGLYEAREKGRDRYREVSPDESVRALEYGP; encoded by the coding sequence ATCCTCATCGACATCGATCATTTCAAGGCCGTCAACGACACGCTTGGTCATTCCGCTGGAGACGAAGTGCTTCGCGAGGTGGCCCGACGAATCGCAGCCGTACTGCGCGCAGGTGACGAAGTCGGTCGCTACGGTGGTGAAGAATTTCTGGTGTGTCTGGACGAGGTCTCGCACGAGGGTCTTCAGATCACTGCTACCCGCATTCTTCAGTCGATCCGCGAGCACCCGATCATCATCGCCAATCAGCCCATTCGCGTGACCGAGAGCGCGGGTCTTGCGCACAGCGCTGACTTCGGACGTGTCAATCTGGAAAGGATGATCGATCAGGCCGATCGAGGCTTGTATGAGGCCAGGGAGAAGGGCCGCGACCGGTATCGTGAGGTGTCGCCGGATGAATCCGTGCGTGCACTGGAGTATGGGCCGTAG
- a CDS encoding chemotaxis protein CheX codes for MSHDAAPVGLHDAVESSIVDLFDTMLGLPIRPSSVLPFSASETSSYTGVVAFDGAWSGMITVQMTPSIARACALTLMNVRGEDLTYDDIVVVVGEIANMIGGNLKSVLVAPATLSLPWVVDGKEFRIGMPDRQELALCAFECVGSQVHVGVFRRDVRVLAA; via the coding sequence ATGTCGCATGATGCTGCACCCGTAGGTCTTCACGATGCCGTGGAATCGAGTATCGTCGACCTGTTCGACACCATGCTCGGGCTTCCGATTCGCCCCAGCAGCGTATTGCCGTTCAGCGCCAGCGAGACCAGCAGCTACACAGGTGTGGTTGCCTTCGATGGTGCATGGAGCGGCATGATCACGGTGCAGATGACGCCGAGCATCGCCAGGGCGTGCGCGCTGACCCTGATGAATGTACGCGGCGAGGATTTGACGTACGACGATATCGTCGTCGTCGTCGGCGAGATCGCCAATATGATCGGTGGAAATCTCAAATCGGTCCTCGTTGCACCGGCCACCCTGAGTCTACCGTGGGTGGTCGACGGAAAGGAGTTCCGCATCGGGATGCCTGATCGGCAGGAACTCGCGCTGTGTGCGTTCGAGTGTGTGGGTTCGCAGGTGCACGTCGGTGTCTTTCGGCGCGACGTGCGCGTGCTCGCGGCGTAA
- a CDS encoding CheR family methyltransferase, with protein sequence MSSLMTDQTFRFFRTFAETHTGIVLDADKEYLVESRLVPVARAHGFASLDAMAAALMKRLPGALNKEVQEALTTNETSFFRDIHPFEMLRTVILPDVIARRRNDRSLTIWCAAASTGQEPFSVAMLIREHFPDLVDWKIKFIATDLSRPVLARAREGLFSQLEVNRGLPAPLLVKYFTRQGAQWQLREDIRQMVEFRELNLLERWPALGKCDVVMMRNVLIYFDVETKREILARCRELMPAHGYLMLGSAETTLMIDNSLRRVTGHKGIAYQLTTDAPIGRGQLHVA encoded by the coding sequence ATGAGCTCCCTAATGACGGACCAAACCTTTCGCTTCTTCCGAACCTTCGCCGAAACCCATACCGGCATCGTTCTCGACGCGGACAAGGAGTACTTGGTGGAGTCGCGCCTCGTACCTGTTGCTCGCGCCCACGGCTTTGCGTCACTCGACGCGATGGCCGCCGCGTTGATGAAAAGGCTTCCCGGGGCTCTGAACAAGGAGGTCCAGGAGGCGCTTACCACCAACGAAACGAGCTTCTTCCGCGACATTCATCCATTCGAGATGCTGCGCACGGTGATCTTGCCGGACGTGATCGCGCGCCGACGAAACGATCGCTCGCTGACCATCTGGTGCGCGGCTGCATCTACCGGACAGGAGCCGTTCAGCGTCGCCATGCTCATCCGGGAACACTTCCCGGATCTCGTGGACTGGAAGATCAAGTTCATCGCCACTGATCTATCTCGCCCCGTGCTCGCCCGTGCGCGCGAGGGACTCTTCTCGCAACTCGAAGTCAACCGCGGCTTGCCGGCGCCACTCCTCGTCAAGTACTTCACCCGGCAGGGAGCGCAATGGCAGCTGCGCGAGGACATTCGACAGATGGTCGAGTTTCGTGAGCTGAATCTGCTCGAACGATGGCCCGCGCTGGGCAAGTGCGACGTCGTGATGATGCGCAATGTGCTCATTTACTTCGACGTCGAGACGAAGCGCGAGATTCTTGCGCGCTGCCGAGAGCTGATGCCGGCGCACGGATATCTGATGCTGGGCTCGGCCGAAACGACGCTGATGATCGACAACTCGCTTCGCCGAGTCACCGGGCACAAGGGCATTGCCTATCAACTTACCACCGATGCGCCGATCGGCCGAGGACAACTGCATGTCGCATGA
- a CDS encoding BLUF domain-containing protein, whose product MTYLAHLLYTSHSTQRVTTDDLRTLTAESAARNHSVAVTGMLLYSAGTFLQLLEGRARILDALMKRIAIDPRHTDVRVLIHAPAPQRLFPRWYMGALDLDTAGTADDRARVSAALSEGLGQVEAGQRALTVLREFRRLLPARHG is encoded by the coding sequence ATGACTTATCTCGCGCACCTGTTATACACGAGCCACTCAACCCAGCGCGTCACGACGGATGATTTGCGCACGCTGACCGCAGAAAGTGCAGCACGAAATCATTCCGTGGCCGTAACCGGCATGCTGCTCTACAGCGCTGGCACATTTCTGCAGTTGCTGGAAGGGCGCGCCCGTATCCTGGATGCACTGATGAAGCGTATCGCGATCGACCCGCGGCACACCGACGTGCGCGTGCTGATCCATGCACCGGCACCGCAGCGCCTCTTTCCGCGCTGGTATATGGGGGCGCTTGACCTCGACACGGCGGGCACCGCGGACGATCGGGCCCGCGTGTCGGCCGCGCTCAGTGAGGGGCTCGGGCAAGTCGAAGCGGGACAGCGCGCCCTGACCGTGTTGCGCGAATTTCGGCGCCTCCTACCGGCACGTCACGGCTGA
- a CDS encoding sensor histidine kinase: MPRSSLVPLLAAAAVSPPLDPAVAGDANNAEALSADEPFTRRGGALERAHSRLHRQRAALAALARSSRLESGDLALAGAEITETAARTLSVARASVWMSADERDGIRCADLFDALTGVHSHGMVLPRAGLSKYFTAMETERIVAAHCAQADPRTAEFADSYLIPLGITSMLDAPVWANGVLTGVVCLEHIGGPREWTDDEQSFAGSVADLLSRALAARERVQAKAALLRSEERFRSMIERAADVVTILSGDGTISYESPSVARVLGYAHQQLVGASLFDYVHPDDRTSVKRALEQVMSVPNMGVTIEFRFRHADGSWRVLESLGTNLVNNPAINGIIANSRDVTDRRAVEAELERQRRELARSNQELEQFAYVASHDLQEPLRKIQAFGDRLLEDYDAALAGPGQHYLSRMRDAARRMQDLISDLLSFSRVATKPNPLRPVDLNEIAEDVRRDLDVLMQQPGARLSLDLPVVMLADQMQCRQLLQNLIGNALKFHREGIPPMVDVRARLEDGTDTRGLPTGRWCRIAVEDNGIGFDEKFLDRIFNPFQRLHGRGVFDGTGMGLAICRKIVERHGGNITATSTVGVGTTFIVRLPVHDSGQGATA, translated from the coding sequence ATGCCAAGAAGTAGCCTCGTTCCACTGCTCGCCGCCGCAGCGGTGAGCCCCCCCCTCGATCCGGCGGTCGCCGGTGACGCGAATAATGCCGAAGCCCTCAGTGCCGATGAGCCGTTCACGCGGCGCGGCGGTGCGCTGGAGCGCGCGCACAGCCGACTCCATCGACAGCGTGCTGCACTTGCTGCACTCGCGCGGAGCAGCCGACTTGAAAGTGGCGACCTGGCGCTGGCCGGCGCGGAGATCACCGAGACGGCCGCTCGGACGCTCTCGGTTGCGCGGGCCAGCGTGTGGATGTCCGCCGACGAGCGCGACGGCATCCGTTGTGCCGACCTGTTCGATGCGCTGACGGGAGTACATTCGCACGGCATGGTATTGCCGCGAGCCGGCCTGTCGAAGTACTTCACGGCGATGGAAACGGAGCGGATCGTCGCGGCGCATTGCGCTCAAGCCGATCCGCGCACGGCGGAGTTCGCCGATTCGTACCTTATTCCCCTCGGCATCACATCGATGCTCGACGCGCCCGTGTGGGCGAATGGCGTGCTGACGGGCGTCGTGTGCCTCGAACACATCGGGGGCCCTCGCGAGTGGACCGACGACGAACAGTCCTTCGCGGGGTCGGTCGCCGACTTGCTGTCACGGGCCCTTGCCGCGCGCGAACGCGTCCAGGCAAAGGCTGCGCTGCTGCGCAGCGAGGAGCGCTTTCGTTCGATGATCGAGCGTGCTGCCGACGTCGTGACCATCCTGAGCGGCGACGGCACGATCAGCTACGAGAGCCCGTCCGTCGCACGGGTGCTTGGATACGCGCATCAGCAGCTCGTGGGCGCGTCGCTCTTTGACTACGTGCATCCCGATGACCGCACGAGCGTCAAGCGTGCACTGGAGCAAGTGATGTCGGTTCCGAACATGGGCGTGACGATCGAGTTTCGCTTTCGCCATGCCGACGGTTCCTGGCGAGTCCTTGAGTCACTCGGCACGAATCTGGTCAATAATCCAGCCATCAACGGAATTATCGCGAATTCGCGCGACGTGACCGATCGACGCGCTGTGGAGGCAGAGCTCGAACGGCAGCGTCGGGAGTTGGCGCGATCGAATCAGGAGCTCGAGCAGTTCGCGTATGTGGCGTCGCATGACCTTCAGGAGCCGCTGCGAAAGATTCAGGCATTTGGTGACCGTCTGCTCGAAGACTACGACGCGGCATTGGCCGGACCTGGCCAACACTATCTGTCTCGCATGCGCGATGCTGCACGCCGTATGCAGGATCTCATCTCGGATCTCTTGTCGTTTTCACGCGTCGCCACCAAGCCCAATCCATTACGGCCGGTTGACCTCAACGAGATCGCGGAGGACGTCCGGCGCGATTTGGACGTCCTGATGCAGCAGCCAGGCGCACGGCTCTCGCTCGATCTGCCGGTGGTCATGCTGGCTGACCAGATGCAGTGCCGCCAGCTCCTGCAGAATCTCATCGGCAACGCGCTGAAGTTTCATCGCGAAGGCATTCCGCCGATGGTCGACGTCCGGGCCCGGCTAGAGGACGGCACGGACACCAGGGGGTTGCCGACCGGACGCTGGTGCCGCATCGCGGTGGAGGATAACGGCATCGGCTTCGACGAGAAATTTCTCGACCGGATCTTCAATCCGTTTCAGCGCCTGCATGGCCGCGGAGTGTTCGACGGCACGGGCATGGGACTCGCTATCTGCCGCAAGATCGTGGAACGGCACGGAGGCAACATCACGGCAACAAGCACGGTGGGCGTCGGGACGACGTTCATCGTGCGGCTGCCCGTTCACGACAGCGGACAGGGAGCGACGGCGTGA